A window of the Nitrospirota bacterium genome harbors these coding sequences:
- a CDS encoding ubiquitin-like protein Pup: MEKQERKQEPRREPQGKDDVKANPKVVEAGKKMKEDIDKLVDEIDDVLEKNAEEFVKNYVQKGGE; this comes from the coding sequence ATGGAGAAACAGGAGCGCAAGCAGGAACCCAGGCGTGAGCCGCAGGGGAAAGACGACGTTAAGGCCAATCCTAAGGTCGTCGAAGCCGGTAAGAAGATGAAAGAAGACATCGACAAGCTGGTCGATGAAATCGACGACGTGCTCGAAAAGAACGCGGAAGAGTTCGTCAAGAACTACGTGCAAAAAGGGGGGGAGTAG